Proteins encoded within one genomic window of Candidatus Bathyarchaeota archaeon:
- a CDS encoding thioredoxin family protein: IKRIPAIAILGKKDYGIRFYGVPSGYEFTSLVDDIIDVSNGTTNLSEDTKTRLKAVKDSVHIQVFVLPTCPYCPRAVRLAHQFAIENDLITADMVEVMEFPQLAQKYNVMAVPKTVINETIDFIGVLPEEQLVEHVLVAMRKPPTTMYS; the protein is encoded by the coding sequence AAATTAAGCGGATCCCAGCAATTGCCATACTTGGGAAAAAAGATTATGGGATTAGGTTTTATGGTGTCCCCTCAGGTTACGAGTTCACGTCATTGGTGGACGATATAATTGATGTCTCCAATGGGACTACGAATCTCTCTGAAGACACGAAAACTCGACTAAAGGCAGTTAAAGACTCTGTGCACATACAAGTGTTTGTTTTACCAACCTGTCCATATTGTCCTAGGGCGGTTAGGCTTGCACATCAGTTTGCAATTGAGAATGATCTTATAACGGCAGATATGGTGGAGGTTATGGAGTTCCCCCAGTTAGCTCAAAAATACAATGTGATGGCTGTTCCAAAAACAGTTATAAATGAGACGATTGACTTCATAGGCGTCCTTCCTGAAGAACAGCTTGTTGAACATGTGTTGGTAGCTATGAGGAAGCCTCCAACTACAATGTACTCGTGA